Within the Erythrobacter insulae genome, the region TTCGGTCAGGTTAAGCCGGTAAATGCCCGCCTGCCCCGTCTCTAAAGACCCCGGTTCATAATAAGCGGTGGTGTTGCCCGGCGCATTCGCAGCAGGGATCGGGTCCACGGTATAGGGCTGGCGCGGCAAGCGCCCGAACAGTTTGGGCATGAACCCGTCGATCTTTTTCGCCAGCGCCTGCGTGTAACGCAGATATTCCTGCTCATCCGTCATGTAATATTGCGGGTCGGTGCGCAGATGTTCGATAAACGCTTCGCGGGTTTCAAAACCTGCCTCGGTCGCGACTTCTACCATTTCGGCGCGGATGCGCGCGACTTCGGACAGGCCCAGATTGTGGACTTCGTCCGGCGTCATGTCGGTGGTGGTGAAACTGCGCACACGGTAAGCGTAATATTCATCGCCATTGGGCGTGGCTAGGATACCGGGCGTACCGGCCCGGCATTTGGGCTCATATTCGTGGCGATAGAATGCCAGAAAGTTTTCATAAGCCGGCAAGACACCGGTTTGGATGGCGTCGGCAGCCGAGGCTTTAAGCGCGCTCCAGTCCTCTTCCGAAACAGAGCCCGGCTTTTCTGCGGCAAAGGGCTCCCAGAACGGCGAGACCGTGTAATCGCCTGTGATCTGCTGCGCGATGCGCGCATCAAACCCCTGCATTGGCTCGCAAGGCTGGGTCAGGCCCAGCTCAACCGCTTTTCGGCTGCGGGCGATCCCATCTGCGTTATACGCCCTGAATGCTCTCAGACGGGCGATGTAGCTTTGATAATCGGCTTTGGTGAAAAACGCAGACCGGTACGGCAGCGACGCAAAGCCGGAGAACCAGCCGCCGCGATTGGTGAACAGGATGTAGCGGTTATGATCGAAATCCGCGCCTGCCAGCTGATCTTCGAAACTGCTTTTCAGGATCGCATAATCAACTTTCAGATCGCGCGTCAGATCATCGGCATCAATCGCATCGAGTCGGGCCAGAAAAGCGCGAGTTTCCGCGACAACGCGGTCATATTCGGCAAGCGATAAATCGCCCAATTGCCCGTCACCCCGGCGATCCCCGATGCTGCTGGCAAGCTGGGGATCGCTATCAAGCGTCGCCTCCCACACTTCTTCGCGCAGCGCCTCGTAATCTTCGATGGGTCCGGCAAATACCGGCGCAATCGGAGCCAGAGCCAGCACGGCCCCCATGGTTAACAGGCGCATAATCTTTACTCCATCTTTTCTATGGTGCGTATTGAGTACGTTGCAATTGGTGCATTATGGGTCGGTCATGACAGACCACGCTCGTCCCCCGCTCAGCGTGCTTTTCGTATGCCTGGGCAATATCTGCCGCTCTCCGATGGTTGAGGGCGCTTTTCGTGCGGCTGCCGAAAACGCAGGCATTGAAGCCCGCGTAGATTCGGTTGGCACCGCTGCGTACCATATCGGAGAGCCACCAGACAGCCGCGCGATCGCCACCGCAATGGCGCACGGCGTGGACATTGCCGCTCTGCGCGGACGCCAGCTTCAGCCGCAGGATTTCTATGAATTCACCCATATCTTTGCGCTGGATACAGCCAATCTGGCCGGGGTCAAAGCGCAAGAGCCCCGAGACGCGAGCGCCAATGTATCGCTTTTGATGGACGCGGTAGAGGGGCGATCAGGCGAACCGGTGCCAGACCCGTATTACGGCGATGAAAGCGATTTCCAAGCGGTGTGGGCAGAAATCCAAACCGCGGTCGCAGCCCTTGTCAAAGCGTTTGAAGAAAGCGGCGCCGAAGCCCGTTTCTAACCGCCGCGCAGCAATTGAACGCCCCAATCGCGCTCGAACAGATATAGCAATATTCGCGCGGCCTCGCCGCGCTCGCTCGTAAGTCCGCCATCGCGATCAATAAGCAACCGCGCATCGGCATGAGCGACGGGGAGTAATTTTTGCACCTGTTCCAGATTGGCGACCCGGAATGCCGCATCACCCGATTGCCGCGTGCCCAACAATTCGCCGCCGCCGCGCAGCTCCAAATCTTCCTCAGCGATGCGAAACCCGTCCTGCGTTTCCCGCATCAACGCCAACCGTTTGCGGCCCGTTTCGGACAATTCATTGCCGCGCATCAACACGCAGACCGACTTTTCCGATCCCCGCCCCACGCGTCCGCGCAGCTGGTGAAGCTGTGCCAGCCCAAACCGTTCAGCCTGTTCAATCACCATCAGCGTTGAAGACGGCACATCCACACCGACTTCGATCACAGTCGTCGCGACCAGCAATTTTGCGCCGCCGCTGGCAAAGCGTTCCATATTGGCGTCTTTGATATCAGGCGGCAGCTGACCGTGCACCATCACCACATCATCGCCGAACCGCTCTTTCAACCAGGAATAACGCGCCTCTGCCGCAGCGATATCGTCCGTCTCGTTTTCGCGCACCATCGGGCACACCCAATAGGCCTGCTGACCGCTGGCCAAATGCCTTTCGACACCAGCGGCCATATCTTCCAACCGATCCTGCGAGATAACGCGCGTATCAATCGCCTGCCTGCCGGGCGGAAGCTCATCAAGACGGCTCACATCCATTTCGCCATATTGCGCAAGTGTCAGGCTGCGCGGGATTGGCGTCGCTGTCATCGCCAGCGTGTGCGGCGCGCGCTTTCCCTTTGCCGCCAGTGCAAGCCGTTGCTGGACTCCAAAGCGGTGTTGCTCGTCAATCACCACCAGGCCGAGATCTTTATAATTGACCGTATCCTGAAAAATCGAATGCGTACCCACGAGAAT harbors:
- a CDS encoding DUF885 domain-containing protein, whose protein sequence is MRLLTMGAVLALAPIAPVFAGPIEDYEALREEVWEATLDSDPQLASSIGDRRGDGQLGDLSLAEYDRVVAETRAFLARLDAIDADDLTRDLKVDYAILKSSFEDQLAGADFDHNRYILFTNRGGWFSGFASLPYRSAFFTKADYQSYIARLRAFRAYNADGIARSRKAVELGLTQPCEPMQGFDARIAQQITGDYTVSPFWEPFAAEKPGSVSEEDWSALKASAADAIQTGVLPAYENFLAFYRHEYEPKCRAGTPGILATPNGDEYYAYRVRSFTTTDMTPDEVHNLGLSEVARIRAEMVEVATEAGFETREAFIEHLRTDPQYYMTDEQEYLRYTQALAKKIDGFMPKLFGRLPRQPYTVDPIPAANAPGNTTAYYEPGSLETGQAGIYRLNLTELDQRPLWELPALGVHEAVPGHHHQIALQQELDIHPLRANGTFFTAFVEGWGLYSERLGIEMGLYDTPAKQMGRLSYEMWRATRLVVDTGLHSKGWSKRQAVDYMLDNTALSPANIDAEVNRYMTWPGQALAYKIGELKIRELRSRAETALGADFDLRAFHDAVLENGSIPLSVLEDYIDNWIEAQLVLQEPRSD
- a CDS encoding low molecular weight protein-tyrosine-phosphatase; protein product: MTDHARPPLSVLFVCLGNICRSPMVEGAFRAAAENAGIEARVDSVGTAAYHIGEPPDSRAIATAMAHGVDIAALRGRQLQPQDFYEFTHIFALDTANLAGVKAQEPRDASANVSLLMDAVEGRSGEPVPDPYYGDESDFQAVWAEIQTAVAALVKAFEESGAEARF